ACGCGGACATCGCCCTGCAGCTGCATCAAAATCTTTATCCGCAGATTGCGGGCGAACCCAAACTAGAAGCAGTTTACCGGCAGGTCGAAATGCCGCTCATCGATGTGCTCTTCGACATGGAACGGTACGGCGTGCTGCTGGATGTAAAACGTTTGGAGGAGCAAAGCCGCGAATTGGGAAACAGGCTCGTCGAACTCGAAAACGAAATTTACCGGCTCGCAGAGCAACCGTTCAATATCAATTCGCCCAAGCAGATTCAGGAAATCCTGTTTGAGCGCCACAAGCTCCCGGTTGTGAAGAAAACACCCGGAGGCGCGCCTTCCACCGATGAAGACGTGTTGCAGGAGCTCGCGCTGGATTATCCTTTGGCCAAGCTGATCCTCGATTATCGCGGATTGGCGAAACTCAAATCCACCTACACGGACAAGTTACCGCGCATGGTGAACGCCGGGACAGGACGTGTGCACACCAATTACGCCCAGGCGATCGCGGTGACCGGCAGACTCGCCAGCAATGATCCGAATTTGCAAAACATACCGGTGCGCACCCAGGAAGGACGCAGGATCCGCGAGGCATTTATAGCAGCCCCCGGTCGTCAGATCGTCTCGGCAGATTATTCGCAGATTGAACTTCGCATCATGGCGCATATTTCACGCGATGCGAGCTTGCTTAAAGCCTTCGCCGAAGGCGAAGACATCCACCGTGCTACGGCAGCCGAGATATTCGGCATTGCGCCAAATGAAGTCGGGGCTGAACAGCGGCGTTATGCCAAGGTGATCAACTTCGGCCTGATTTACGGCATGTCGGCTTTTGGCTTGGCGAGCCAGCTGGGCATTGATCGGGGCGCGGCGCAGCTTTACATGGAACGCTATTTCGCCCGTTACCCGAAGGTTGCGGATTACATGCAACGCACCCGCGAACTTGCCAAACAACAAGGTTTCGTTGAAACTGTGCTTGGCAGAAGACTTTGGCTTCCCGACATTAATAGTTCCAACAATGCGCGTCGGCAGGGCGCCGAGCGCGCTGCAATCAACGCACCGATGCAGGGTACCGCCGCAGATCTTATCAAACTCGCCATGATCGCGGTCCACGAGTGGCTTAAGCACAAAAATCTCAAGGCCAGGCTGATCATGCAAGTGCACGATGAACTGGTACTCGAGGTACCTGATGATGAACTCGGGTTGCTGAGGATTGAGTTGCCCAATCTCATGTGCAGCGTTGCGAAATTGGAAGTGCCGTTGGTGGTACACGTCGGGACAGGACCGAACTGGGAGAAGGCGCATTGAAGCCCAGGTGACAACGTCGGCAAAAAAGCTCAGACTCATAGTCGCACAAGTCAGGCTGGTTAACCTGCCCAACCGTTGAACCGTGGAAAAGCTCAAACACAAACGTTTTTTGATATTACTCGCGCTGGCTGCAGTGCTGATTCTGCTGTTTGCACAAGGTCTGTCGCACGGGTCCCCTGCGCCCCGGGTAACATTTACATCGCTCCAAGGCAAAAAAATCGCGCTCGAGAGCCTGCACGGCAAGGTGGTGCTGGTAAATTTCTGGGCTACCGACTGCAGCGTGTGCATGCATGAGATGCCGCAGTTGATCAATACCTACCGCAAGTACAAGGCGCAGGGGTTCGAAACCGTCGCTGTTGCGATGAGCTACGACCCGCCCAACTATGTGCTTGACTACGCCGAAAAGAATTCGTTGCCCTTCAATGTTGCGCTGGATGTGCAGGGAACCATTGCGCGGGCATTCGGCGATGTGACGCTCACTCCAACTGTCTTTATCATCGACAAGCGCGGCAACATCGTCAAACGCATCGTCGGCGAGCCGGATTTCGCCCAGCTGGACCGGTTAATCGAGGACAAGCTTGCGGCGCGAGTGGGCGCTTAACAAAAATTCTTCAATCTGCGAAGTTCGGCTAAAGTACGTTCGCTAGGCCCGCGTCATGGGCTTGCTGATCGGCATGGTAGCTGGAGCGCACCAACGGGGCGCACGCGGCGTGCGTGAAGCCCATTTCCAGCGCGCAACTTTCGAACATCTTGAAAAGCTCCGGGTCCGCGTAGCGCATGACCGGAAGATGGTGGCTGCTCGGCTGCAGGTACTGGCCAAGCGTGAGCATTTCTACACCATGATTACGCAAATTGCGCATGACCTCCATGATTTCGTCGTCGGATTCACCCAATCCCAGCATCAAACCCGATTTGGTTGGAATGCCTGGAAAACGTGATTTAAAGTCGCTGAGCAGTTTAAGCGAATTCCAGTAGTCGGCGCCCGGCCGCACATGCTTGTAAAGCCGCGGCACGGTTTCCAGGTTGTGATTCAATACATCCGGCGGGCAAGTGCCTAATATATCCAGAGCTATAGTCAGTCTCCCGCGGAAATCGGGCACCAAGGCTTCAATGCGGGTCTGCGGCGATAATTCGCGCACACTGCGGATGCAATTTGCAAAATGGCGCGCGCCGCCGTCGCGCAAATCGTCCCGGTCCACGCTGGTGATTACTACGTAGCGCAGATTTAATGCAGCCACGGTTGTGGCGAGATTGATCGGTTCTTCAGAATCGGGAGCCAGCGGCTTACCGTGCGCCACATCGCAGAACGGACAGCGTCGTGTGCACAGATCCCCGAGAATCATGAACGTCGCAGTGCCTTTTCCGAAACATTCGCCGATATTGGGGCAGGAAGCTTCCTCGCAGACCGTGTGGAGATTGTGTTCGCGCAGCGTTCGCTTGATGTCGTAAAATCGGGCGCTGCTCGCAGACCTTACGCGAATCCATGCTGGCTTTTTAAGCCTCTCCTGCGGCACAATCTTGATTGGCATGCGCGCAAATTTAGCCGCTCCTTTCTGTTTGAAACCTGCGGATTCGGAGTTCATATTTTGCGCAAGCGGTAAGTGAGCATTTCGGACAGCCTCTTGGTTATGCAATCCAGCGAATCGTCAATCCCCAGGTCGCGCAGCTGAGTCACCCGCAATCCCGGATAGCCGCAGGGCTTGATCGTGCGAAACGGCCGCAAATCCATGTCGACGTTGAGCGCAAGACCGTGGTAGCAACAGCCTTTTCTTACACGCAATCCCAACGCGGCGACTTTTGCGCCGTTAACGTATACACCCGGAGCCCCGATTCGGGTTTCCGCATTTATTTGGTAAGCTTCAAGCAAATCGATCACCGATTCTTCCAAGCGCTTCACCAGCCCGCGCACGCCGATCCTCAAGCGCAGCAAATCGAGCAACACATAGGCGATGATCTGCCCGGGCCCGTGGTATGTGATCTGACCGCCGCGGTCGGTTTTAACTATGGGTACGGTGCCGTCTTGAGGTAGATTTTCCGGTTTTACGTTCAGTCCCAAGGTGTAAACCGGCAGGTGCTGCAGAAGCCAGACCTCGTCTTCGCTTTCGGCATTGCGCCGCTGAGTGAACACCTGCATCGCTCGCCAGATGTCGACGTAATCCGTAAGGCCCATATGCCTGACGCGCAATGACATGCAAGACGCCGCACGCGACCATTTCGCCGCACCGTACGCTGCTTCGTATTTATAGGCCTCAAGTCCCACGCCTTAAGCCTCGCTCAAAGAACCATCACCACCATCGGGTGATCACACAGCTCTCGGTAGAGCTCATCCAGTTGGTCTTGCGAATTGGCCTGAATAATGCAGGTGAGACTCAGATATTTGCCTTTTTTACTTGTTTTCATTTCCATGCTAGCAGGATCGAAGTCGGGAGCATGACGCATGACGATTTGCAGGATTGCCTGGGCAAATCCCGCTTCGCTCTTGCCCATGATCTTGATAGGGAAAGCACATGGGTATTCTACTGATGAAATCTCAATGCCCATTTACTCTCGCGGATTTATATGGGTTGCGCCTCGCTTTGCCGGATGACCGCCGCTTTATAAGCTTGATATAAGTCATACATGCGCCAGAACAGCTTCCCCGGTTTACCGTCACCAACCGGTCGCTTGTCCAGAGTCGTGATGGCCAACACTTCCTTTCCGGACGAGGTCATCCAGAGTTCTTGCGCCGTGCGAACTTCGGTTTCCGAAACTGCTCTCACCTCGTGGGGAATGGCATGGGCCCGCGCAAGTTCCAAGACTACATCATAGGTTATTCCAGGAAGGATTAAATTGCTTTTCGGCGGGGCGAGCAGCACGCCGTTTTTGACCACGAAAATATTGCTTGCGGCACCTTCGGTTAGAAAACCGTCGCGGAGCAGGACGGTCTCTGCGGCACCGCGGTCCACCGCCAACTGCCGCAGCAGTACGTTGGGCAATAACGAAATGGCCTTGATGTCGCACCGCAGCCACCGGTTATCCTGAGCAGAAATGGCGACTACCCCCGTTCTCAAGATTTCCGGAGAAGTGGCTTGCAGCGGCATGCTCATCATGAATACGGTGGGCTGCGCCTGTTTTGGGAAGGCGTGGTCGCGTTTCGCGGCTCCACGCGTTATATGCAAATAAATATGCTGATCTTCGCCCTCGTTCTGCGTAACAAGTTGCGCGAATAATCCCGCCCATTGAACATCCGGGTAGGGATTTTTGAGGAAGATGTTGTCCAGATTCGACTGCAAACGCCGGAGGTGCTCCTTGAGCCGGAATGGCTTTCTCGAGTAGCAGGGAATGACTTCATATACCCCGTCGCCAAAAATGAATCCGCGGTCGAGCACCGGGATACGTGCTTCGTCGAGAGGCATGAATCTGCCGTTTAAGTAAACCGTGTTCAACTGAAAAGCCGCTTTAGTTAAACAACAGCCGCAAGCTGTCCCACCCTCGAACCAGGATATTGGCAGGTTCCACGTTATCAAGTGCGACCAACGGATGTTGTGTTACGGGTTTGCCGTCTATCGTTAGTTTCACGACCCCGATCGTCTGTCCCGTGCTGATTGGCGCAATCAGCGGTTGCCGGCTTTCCATGGTCGCTTTCAAACTTTGCGATTGGCCTTTGGGCAGGCTTAAATAAACATCCTCCGGGAATCCAGCTTCGACCGTATTCTCAGCGCCCTTCCATACGGTGAAAGTGGTCACGGGTTGACCTTTTGTATAAAGGTGCAGCGTGTCGTAGAACTGGAACCCGTAATTAAGAAGCTTCTGGCTTTCCGTGGCCCGTAGATTGTCGGATGCAGTATCCAAGACCACCGCAATGAGGCGTCGTGATCCTCTTTTGGCGGTGGAGATAAGGCAATAACCCGCATTTTCTGTATAACCGGTTTTCAGTCCGTCCACATAGGGATCGGTCCAAAGAAGACGATTACGGTTGAATTGTTCGATATTGTTGTATTTATATTCCTTGATTGAATATAGCGAATAGTATTCTGGAAAATCGCGTATGACCGCCGCGGCCAGCAAAGATAGGTCATACGCGGTGGAATAATGCTGCGGATCGGGCAAGCCGGTGGAATTCATGAAGTGCGTGTTTTTCATTCCAAGACGCTGCGCCTCACTGTTCATCATTTGCGTAAATGCTTCTTCGCTTCCCGCAATACCTTCCGCAAGCGCTATACAGGCATCGTTGCCTGATTCCACGACCATACCGCGTATCAAATCTTCCACTTTTACCGGTTTGCCCGGTTCGATGAACATGCGCGAGCCTTCGGCGTGCCAGGCGTGGGTTGAAACCGCGAATTGCTGCTCGAGCGTGATTTGTTTCTGCTTGAGTGCCGCAAACGTCAGATAAGCCGTCATAAGCTTTGTAAGCGATGCCGGCTCGATCCTTGTGTTTATGTTCTGCCCGACCAATATTTGTTTGCTGTAATAATCAGTCAGCAGGTACGATTTTGCCGCAATTGAGGGCGGTTGCGGGACAGGCAATTGCTGGGCGAAAAGCGGGGATGGAAACAGAAGAAAAAGCAGTAACAGAGGTTTTGCCGTTCGCATCAGCGAAATTATACTATACGCGTCCTTTGCTGAGAAACAACCGAGCCATGCCAACAGCAATCACAGCAGCCGGGCCGGCACTGATGTCTTGATTTAACTTCACCGCTATTCGCGGCGAAGTCTGCAAAACTTCAACCCGGGAAATGGCGGCACGCGCGCCGAATAAACGCCATTTGTTGACGAAAGCGTCTGCAGCCGTCGCAAAGTAAGAGGTGCACTCTCAATCCCGCCCACTCTAGCAAATTCAGGCGGCGATCCAGGGATTGCGAAACCAGCATTGAAACTTCCTTACAGGTGAGCATTACGTTCCCTCGAATTTACCGCCGAACCAATTATGCTCCAAGCATAATTTCAAGCTCATGCGCGCGCGGTACAGCATAACCCAACAGTTGGTCGCAGTAATCTGCATGCCCTTACATATTTCCTCGGTACTTAATCCGAGGAACTCGCGCATCATAAATACCCGCGCGGTATGGGCCGGCATCAATTTCGTGCAAATCTCAAATATTTCCCAGAATCTTTTGTTCTCCAGATTTTTGAGTGGGTCGGCCCAAGCTTGCGGCCACGTCTGCCAATGGCCGTCGGGCTGGAAAAGCGTATCGAAGTCACCTGCCCCGCTATCCAACTCGGCTTCAAGGCTGACTTGTCCTGCCTCTTTCGCCTGTTTGCGGTACAGATCGAGAATTTTATGTTTGAGGATGCCTGTCAGCCATGTTTTTGCCGACGATTTGCCAGAGAATGTGGCCCGGTTTTCCAGCGCCGCGAGCAGTGTTTCCTGCACCGCGTCTTCTGCCGATGGGTTATCGCGTAATTGCAGCAGCGCATAACGCAGCAGATAAGGGCGGTATTCTTCAAGCAGCGCGAGCGAAAGCGCGCCCGATGTAGTCTCGTTTTTCGCCACGAGGAAAAGCGGCTCAGTTAAAAAGTTAAGTAAATTTAGACGCTTCCGGTCGCAAATACAAGGGGACGGGGCTCTTGAAAAGCACAGATGGAGACCTATATTAAAGCAAACGGCGCTTAACAGGCGCCGATTTGATTATCAACCAATATGGAGGT
The Burkholderiales bacterium DNA segment above includes these coding regions:
- a CDS encoding TlpA disulfide reductase family protein; this encodes MAAVLILLFAQGLSHGSPAPRVTFTSLQGKKIALESLHGKVVLVNFWATDCSVCMHEMPQLINTYRKYKAQGFETVAVAMSYDPPNYVLDYAEKNSLPFNVALDVQGTIARAFGDVTLTPTVFIIDKRGNIVKRIVGEPDFAQLDRLIEDKLAARVGA
- the lipA gene encoding lipoyl synthase, which produces MNSESAGFKQKGAAKFARMPIKIVPQERLKKPAWIRVRSASSARFYDIKRTLREHNLHTVCEEASCPNIGECFGKGTATFMILGDLCTRRCPFCDVAHGKPLAPDSEEPINLATTVAALNLRYVVITSVDRDDLRDGGARHFANCIRSVRELSPQTRIEALVPDFRGRLTIALDILGTCPPDVLNHNLETVPRLYKHVRPGADYWNSLKLLSDFKSRFPGIPTKSGLMLGLGESDDEIMEVMRNLRNHGVEMLTLGQYLQPSSHHLPVMRYADPELFKMFESCALEMGFTHAACAPLVRSSYHADQQAHDAGLANVL
- the lipB gene encoding lipoyl(octanoyl) transferase LipB, whose translation is MSLRVRHMGLTDYVDIWRAMQVFTQRRNAESEDEVWLLQHLPVYTLGLNVKPENLPQDGTVPIVKTDRGGQITYHGPGQIIAYVLLDLLRLRIGVRGLVKRLEESVIDLLEAYQINAETRIGAPGVYVNGAKVAALGLRVRKGCCYHGLALNVDMDLRPFRTIKPCGYPGLRVTQLRDLGIDDSLDCITKRLSEMLTYRLRKI
- a CDS encoding DUF493 domain-containing protein encodes the protein MGIEISSVEYPCAFPIKIMGKSEAGFAQAILQIVMRHAPDFDPASMEMKTSKKGKYLSLTCIIQANSQDQLDELYRELCDHPMVVMVL
- a CDS encoding D-amino acid aminotransferase, with product MPLDEARIPVLDRGFIFGDGVYEVIPCYSRKPFRLKEHLRRLQSNLDNIFLKNPYPDVQWAGLFAQLVTQNEGEDQHIYLHITRGAAKRDHAFPKQAQPTVFMMSMPLQATSPEILRTGVVAISAQDNRWLRCDIKAISLLPNVLLRQLAVDRGAAETVLLRDGFLTEGAASNIFVVKNGVLLAPPKSNLILPGITYDVVLELARAHAIPHEVRAVSETEVRTAQELWMTSSGKEVLAITTLDKRPVGDGKPGKLFWRMYDLYQAYKAAVIRQSEAQPI
- a CDS encoding D-alanyl-D-alanine carboxypeptidase family protein encodes the protein MRTAKPLLLLFLLFPSPLFAQQLPVPQPPSIAAKSYLLTDYYSKQILVGQNINTRIEPASLTKLMTAYLTFAALKQKQITLEQQFAVSTHAWHAEGSRMFIEPGKPVKVEDLIRGMVVESGNDACIALAEGIAGSEEAFTQMMNSEAQRLGMKNTHFMNSTGLPDPQHYSTAYDLSLLAAAVIRDFPEYYSLYSIKEYKYNNIEQFNRNRLLWTDPYVDGLKTGYTENAGYCLISTAKRGSRRLIAVVLDTASDNLRATESQKLLNYGFQFYDTLHLYTKGQPVTTFTVWKGAENTVEAGFPEDVYLSLPKGQSQSLKATMESRQPLIAPISTGQTIGVVKLTIDGKPVTQHPLVALDNVEPANILVRGWDSLRLLFN
- a CDS encoding sigma-70 family RNA polymerase sigma factor, with product MAKNETTSGALSLALLEEYRPYLLRYALLQLRDNPSAEDAVQETLLAALENRATFSGKSSAKTWLTGILKHKILDLYRKQAKEAGQVSLEAELDSGAGDFDTLFQPDGHWQTWPQAWADPLKNLENKRFWEIFEICTKLMPAHTARVFMMREFLGLSTEEICKGMQITATNCWVMLYRARMSLKLCLEHNWFGGKFEGT